The bacterium DNA segment TGTCGGTGGTGTGTCTTCCAACTCGATCACGGGTGGAAACTTCGGCATCGAGGTCGACGGCCAAGCGGCCGCGGCAACGATTACGGATAACCTTGCGATCTCCAACAACAGCATCGGCATCGCCGCTACAGGCGGTTCGTACGCCGACATCCGGAACAACCGAATTGCAGGCAACATTGGTATGGCCGTGCAGGCGGACACCGATGCTCTCGTCAATCTCGAGAACAACTACATCGGCGTTCCGAGTTCTCCGGCGACTGGCGTGTATGCCGACAATGCAGGCACCGTCGACATGGGCGGTGGCTTGTTTGGTTCGGCCGGCGGCAACACGTTTGACGTGGCGGATTCTTCTGCGGCGGTTCAGTTGGTTGCATTCCTGCCCGGCACGGTGCGGGCGGAAGGTAATACATGGCAGAGCGGCGGCGTGACTTACAACGGCGCCGTGGCGGTCGACGATATGATCTTCGACGGCGACCTGGATAACCCGCTCGGTGAAGGCGCGACGGCTGGTCCGCTCGACTTCATTCCGTTCAACGCGGGCACGCTGCAGTCGCCGATTACGCTCGATGGCGCGGCTTCACGCGGTCTGGCGGGCTACGGCACGACGCTGTTCCGTGCGCTTTCGGATGGCGTCGAGGCGGTCGCCACTGGCGGTACTGTCGACGTGGTGACGGCGAATTACTATTCGCTGCGTTACGATCCGGATTCAATCTACCAGGTGCTCGGCACGCGGATCGATCGCCCGATGTCTCTTGTGGGCGATGCGCCCGGCGGGCCGATCGTTTACCCGATGGGCAACGACGTTGGCACATCTGCTTCGGTGGTTGTCGACGGATCTGCGCTGAATCTGTTTGAGATCCAGAGCGACGACGTTGCGATGTCGAACATGGTTCTCGACGGCGACAACCCGGCGATTCCGGGTGGTGCCTCGCAGAACGGTGCCGACGTCAATGCACGCAACGCCGTGGTGATCGATCACACGATCGCAGACGGCCCGGATAATCTAAGCTTCGACAACGTTGCCGCGCGGAACTTCTACTACAAGGGCATCGCGTCGAACGGTTCGGCTTCGGATCCGAGCGATGCGCTCGCGGTCAACAACTCTCGCTTCGACAATATCTCGGGCCAGGGCGACGAGGCCGGCGCGATTGCGCTGAGCACGCTGACCAACACGTCGATCACCAGCAACACGATTGATCTCGTTGGCCTGGGTATCGATGTGACGCCGACGGATGCAACGTCGACGCACACGATCTCCTACAATGCGCTGAGCAACGTGGCAAACCTCGGTATCAATGCGAACATCATCAGCAACGCGGCGCGGTTCGACATCAGCGGCAATACGCTCGCGATGGGACCGACTGCAAACAAGGCGATTGCCGTCGAGAGCATCACCGCGACGGCGCAGGCAATTGTTTCCGGCAACGACGTTCAGAGCGGTTCGGGCATTCTGCTGGCCGTCCGCGATGTCGATCCCGACTCGCTGATTCTGGCACAGGCGAACGATCTGATCAGCACGAGCGGTCTGACGATCGGCGTACAGGTCGAGGCGACCGAGCGTGTGACGACCTCTACGACAGGTCTGCAGTTGGTTTCCAACCAGATCGACAATCACACGATCGGTGTGGATGTGATCGGCGGTACGGCACCGACGGTGAATATCGGTACGGTGCTGCGGCGGAATGCGCTGGATGGCAACGCGACCGGCGTCAGTCTCGTGACGGGCCCTGGCGGGGCGGAAACGGAAGTGCTCGTCGGTGGCGATACGATTGCAGAAACCAACGCGTTCACGAACAGCGGCACGGGCGTGTTTGTCTCGGGTCAGTTCTCCGAGGCGACGGTGCTGAACCAGTACACGCCGTTTGACACGCAGACTTACGGCGTGTGGGCCGAGGGCGCTGCGAAGGTGATTGTGCGCGCGAGCCGCTTCGACAACAGCACGTCCGCGGCGATTGCACTGACGGATAACGGTACGGAGATGTTGATCGAGAAAAACCGCCTGGCTGGCGACACGAACCAGGTCGGTGTTCTCATCGACAACAACGCACAGGCCAGCATGGGTCCGGGCGTTCCGGGCAATGATGTTTCGAGCCTGTACTTCGCGGGAGCGCAATCCCTCGGCACAAACCGCTTCTGGAATTACACGGGCGTGGGTGGACATTTCGCCATCCACAACTTGTCCGCACGCGATCAGAACGCGGAGAACAACGACTTCGGCACGGTGGATCTGCTAACGATCGAAGGCGTTGTTGAGCACCAGCCGGATAACGGCCAGGGGCTTGTCCTGTTCGATCCGCCGATGGCGCCGTTCACGACGATCGAGGACTGGGCAGTCCTGCAACGCGAATAACCCCCATGGCGTTTTGGGGAAGCACACCGGGCCGCTCTCCTTTTGGAGGGCGGCCTTCCGTTTCAGGGTGCTCTCACTACGCCAAGCTCTTCGTTGCGCGGCGGTCGGATGGCTCGGTCTTGACGCAAGCGATACCCAGGGCTTGCGCCCTGGGCTGGTATGGAGCGGGGCGTTGCCCCTTCGGTGGAGTGGTCGAGTACGTGTACGAGTTCGAGGGGGGCTGCGTACTCGTACTCAGCGAAGCGGTACTCGACCTCGCACTCGGCATTTGGGGATAGCGAAGCTTTGGGAGCGAAACGAGGTGACTTGGGCAGCCCCAGGGGTGTGGGCATTCAGGCAGGTTTGTGGGTTTGCTCTTGGCCAAGATGGCCAAGTCACCTCGAAGTGGTCTGTGGTTGGCGGTTCCATCCTCCTCCGCGCTCCGCGCTATGGCGGACAAGGGGGTCTTCTCTTGTGGGCTGCCAATGGTGTGTGGATGATTTGACGGTTGGTTCTTGGGGGGAGGGGCTATGAATCCGGTCGTGAACTTTCTTGCCAGCGGGATGCTGTTCTTTGTCGGCGGAGGATTGATCCTGGCGGCGGGTGTGTGCTTTGCCGTTTCGCAGAAGTGGCGCTGGTGCAAGCGGGCAGCCGGCTGGTTCTTGCTGCCGGGGCTGGCATTTCAACTGGCGTGTTCGACTCCTCTTTCAATCGCGTTCTACTACGTCCCTCTGCTGGCGTTGGTAATCGCCGTTCCGATTCTCTGGTCGCGAGAGAAGTGCGATCCGCGTTGGAGGTGGGGGAGTCTTGGGGCTCTGGTCCTTCTGGTCCTTCTGGGTTCGGGTCTGGAAGTTCGGTGGCACATCACGCCTGCCCTTTCTCATCCGGATGGTACGCGCGTGACGGTGATCGGCGATTCGATCAGCGCGGGGATCAGCGATCGAGAACGCCCCTGGCCGATTGTCTTTGAGGAGCTGACGGGCATTCCGACGCGGAATTTGGCAAAGGCCGGCGCCAGCCTGGAAACGGCGATGCTTCAGGCGGAGGAGCTGACGCCGGAGGACACGTTCGTTCTGCTGGAGATCGGCGGGAATGACTTCATGGGCGAAACGAGTTCCAGCGACTTTGAGAAGGAGCTGAGGGTGCTGTTGAAGGCGGTGAAGAGCGAGGATCGTGCGGTGGTGATGCTCGAACTGCCGCTTCCGCCTTTTCACAATCGCTATGGCAGCGCGCAACGGCGGGTGGCTCGCGAGCTTGGTGTTCCACTGATTCCCAAACGGCGTTTTATGTCGGTTCTGGGAGCCAAGGACGCGACGAGCGACGGGCTTCACCTTTCCCCCACGGGGCATCGTCTGATGGCGCAGATGGTGGCCGATGCGCTGGGGGTTGGATGACGAGGCTTGGGCATCCTTGCCCAAGCCCCAGGGATGTTGGCGTTCAGGCATGTTTGCGGGTTAGCTCTTGGCCAAGATGGCCAAATCACCTCGAAGCAAGTTGTTGGTGCTCGGGCGGTGCTCTTCTCCCTTGTCCATCCGTTGGGTTCTTCTATTCTGAATCGAACATGATGTCAGGAGCTGTTGGTGCCGTGCCGGATCGTGTATGGTACATAAAGAATCTCGATCTGTTCGAGGGGCTGCAGGATATGTCCGCGATGTCGGTTGCGGGCAATGCGGGGGAGGTGTTGCTCGATCCGAAGCAGATCATCACGTTCCAGGGCGACCAGCCGCGGGTGGTCTACGTGGTGATCAGCGGACGGCTGCAGGTGTCGCATCTGCTGCCGGATGGGCGGGAGGTGATCCTGACGTACCTGGGGCCGGGGGATATCTGGGGGGCGGTGGACGAGGATGAAGTCGATGCGCCGGCGAGCCCGATGGATTCGCACCAGGCAATGGCCCAGACTCCGACGCAGTTGCTGCGGTTCGACGCGGCGTACTTTCGCCATATGCTGAGCCGGCGGCCGCGGGTGGCGTTCAAGATTATCCGTCAGTTGGGAATCCGGAAGCGGCGGGTGGAACTGCGGTTGATCAACCTGTGTTTCAAGACGAACCTCCAGAAACTGGCGTCGCTGCTGCTGGAACTGGCCGAGAGCCACGGGGTGGAAATCGATGGTGGAATTCGCATCGGTTTGGGGCTGACGCACCAGGAGATGGGTGCTATGGTGGGCATGACGCGTGAACAGGTTACCAAACTGTTCACCCAACTTCGAGAGTCGGGTGCAATAGAGACGGTCAAGGGGCGGATTATTCTGCGCGATCTGGATCGATTGCGCGAGATCGGCGGTCCGCGCCAGGGCGGGTAGGGCACTGGAGACTCCGATTCGCGAGTTCGAGTTCCGGCAGGGCGCGATTTCGTTAATCCGAGGGGCTTCAAGGTCGATCTTCCGGGGAACCTTTATTGTGGCCACATTGTCGAACAACGCGAAGAAGGGCATGATGGACATGGATCCAGCCCGCGAAGCGGATCTTGTTCAGCGCGCCCAGGACGGGGACCAGACGGCCCTCGAGGAGCTTCTCTCCGCCCATCAGGATCGTGTGTACCGCACGGCGCTGCGATTCCTGGGGGGACGCGAGGAAGAGTCCTTCGAACTCGCACAGGAGGTGTTGGTCAGTGCTTTTCGCCATATCAAGAAATTCCGTGGCACCAGCCGATTCAGCACCTGGCTGTACCGTATCACGGCGAACCTGGCCAAGAATCGCTTTGTGGTCGAGAATCGCGAAAAGGCGCGCTACACGAGTCTGGATGCTCCGCACGCAGGAGACGAGGACGAGCGGCCGCGGCAGTGGGAAGATGCCGGAGCCCGCGATCCTCGCGACGCTGCGGCGGACAATGAGCTCATGGAGACGTTGCACGAGCGAATCGAGGAATTGGACGTTGAATGGCGCGAGGTTGTTGTGCTGCGCTTCTTCGAGCAATTGTCCTACGAGGAGATCGGCGAGACGCTGGATCTGCCCATCGGGACGGTGAAGTCGCGGATCAACCGCGCACGCAAGATGCTTCGCGAATCGATGAAAGACGTACTGAAGGAACGACGAGCATGAGTCGGGAACGCTTCGAAGAACTGCTGGACCCCTGGTTGATGGGTGAACTCGGCGCCGAAGAGCAGGCCGAGTTCGAGCAGCTTCTTCATGCCGATCCGGAGCTTGCAGAGGAAGCCGAGGACCATCGCGAACTGGCCGGATTGATGGCCGGGGCGCCTGTGCCCGCGGCTCCGGCGGGGTTGCTGGCGGGTGCATTGGAGAAGGCCAAAGCTGCCGAAGTGATCGAGATCGCGCCGCGTCGTCGTCCCTTCATGAAGTGGGCGATTGGTTCCGCGGCGGCGGCGGTGATCGTGTTTGGCGCTTACATGGCCACGGATGTTGAGACTGTCTTACCGAGTGCCCGCGATTCGAACGTGACGACGCCGGATGAGTTGATTGCA contains these protein-coding regions:
- a CDS encoding sigma-70 family RNA polymerase sigma factor produces the protein MATLSNNAKKGMMDMDPAREADLVQRAQDGDQTALEELLSAHQDRVYRTALRFLGGREEESFELAQEVLVSAFRHIKKFRGTSRFSTWLYRITANLAKNRFVVENREKARYTSLDAPHAGDEDERPRQWEDAGARDPRDAAADNELMETLHERIEELDVEWREVVVLRFFEQLSYEEIGETLDLPIGTVKSRINRARKMLRESMKDVLKERRA
- a CDS encoding SGNH/GDSL hydrolase family protein, whose product is MNPVVNFLASGMLFFVGGGLILAAGVCFAVSQKWRWCKRAAGWFLLPGLAFQLACSTPLSIAFYYVPLLALVIAVPILWSREKCDPRWRWGSLGALVLLVLLGSGLEVRWHITPALSHPDGTRVTVIGDSISAGISDRERPWPIVFEELTGIPTRNLAKAGASLETAMLQAEELTPEDTFVLLEIGGNDFMGETSSSDFEKELRVLLKAVKSEDRAVVMLELPLPPFHNRYGSAQRRVARELGVPLIPKRRFMSVLGAKDATSDGLHLSPTGHRLMAQMVADALGVG
- a CDS encoding Crp/Fnr family transcriptional regulator; this translates as MPDRVWYIKNLDLFEGLQDMSAMSVAGNAGEVLLDPKQIITFQGDQPRVVYVVISGRLQVSHLLPDGREVILTYLGPGDIWGAVDEDEVDAPASPMDSHQAMAQTPTQLLRFDAAYFRHMLSRRPRVAFKIIRQLGIRKRRVELRLINLCFKTNLQKLASLLLELAESHGVEIDGGIRIGLGLTHQEMGAMVGMTREQVTKLFTQLRESGAIETVKGRIILRDLDRLREIGGPRQGG
- a CDS encoding right-handed parallel beta-helix repeat-containing protein — encoded protein: MAFPGARKSINKKALALLIAILTIAVAASAGMSSATYRIDRSSANSGSDTPTGGAAYRAFPHVFGGAATGQSFSGNYQINHGSIGGILRSGDQIYVDPLWTAQGDVDADPTVGVAGCNPAAVSLVYGVNAFNSITAGVVAVNSGGTVYVLNGTYQEENIAVTKPMTIVGYDESTSGCLGLSGQAGAIVEPATSIPGGKTLFNVASSDVTIRDLTLEGDTASFAAAYEADFGVYVLDATASIDNVTLRNLTVRNFGDHGAYFLAPNTAGYQVANCDFQILGDYVGGSVDGGAVLFGGASGSMTGGSVTMATNGVSILGGDTAAMAPLTGSGAIPEVDVTGVSFLSVGGGGSNGQGAIAYLNNAIGVANSNSLMGIHRGIQVGSMVTTGTVEVSENVVTGPAFVGLDINNLEAPTPVSPPSTVDATSNTLMGVMDAAAISVRYIGRDSVGSTAPANVNLTANRLSSIDTSALSTYGVFVSGVDTGFGQVFVADNAIVATPTLASGIGVSVHTTDQVFGTATDNEAVGVQLYGNTITGWPQGVSVISVDNGGLPGATVDVLVGGVSSNSITGGNFGIEVDGQAAAATITDNLAISNNSIGIAATGGSYADIRNNRIAGNIGMAVQADTDALVNLENNYIGVPSSPATGVYADNAGTVDMGGGLFGSAGGNTFDVADSSAAVQLVAFLPGTVRAEGNTWQSGGVTYNGAVAVDDMIFDGDLDNPLGEGATAGPLDFIPFNAGTLQSPITLDGAASRGLAGYGTTLFRALSDGVEAVATGGTVDVVTANYYSLRYDPDSIYQVLGTRIDRPMSLVGDAPGGPIVYPMGNDVGTSASVVVDGSALNLFEIQSDDVAMSNMVLDGDNPAIPGGASQNGADVNARNAVVIDHTIADGPDNLSFDNVAARNFYYKGIASNGSASDPSDALAVNNSRFDNISGQGDEAGAIALSTLTNTSITSNTIDLVGLGIDVTPTDATSTHTISYNALSNVANLGINANIISNAARFDISGNTLAMGPTANKAIAVESITATAQAIVSGNDVQSGSGILLAVRDVDPDSLILAQANDLISTSGLTIGVQVEATERVTTSTTGLQLVSNQIDNHTIGVDVIGGTAPTVNIGTVLRRNALDGNATGVSLVTGPGGAETEVLVGGDTIAETNAFTNSGTGVFVSGQFSEATVLNQYTPFDTQTYGVWAEGAAKVIVRASRFDNSTSAAIALTDNGTEMLIEKNRLAGDTNQVGVLIDNNAQASMGPGVPGNDVSSLYFAGAQSLGTNRFWNYTGVGGHFAIHNLSARDQNAENNDFGTVDLLTIEGVVEHQPDNGQGLVLFDPPMAPFTTIEDWAVLQRE